Proteins encoded in a region of the Streptomyces sp. PCS3-D2 genome:
- a CDS encoding NUDIX hydrolase, translating to MSLHDDAALVLKGYEDQSELRDLYLAHLAAHPDGVYKPCEAGHVTGSALVIDPVGGRVLLTLHKKLGLWLQMGGHCEPGDTTLADVALREAREESGIEHGLTLVPGGPVRLDRHPIPAPCNWHLDVQYAALAPADAVAEISEESLDLRWFPYQEVASVADTSVVLLLEAARARLAAAG from the coding sequence GTGAGCCTCCACGACGACGCGGCCCTGGTCCTGAAGGGCTACGAGGACCAGAGCGAGCTGCGCGACCTGTACCTGGCACATCTGGCCGCCCATCCGGACGGGGTCTACAAGCCCTGCGAGGCGGGGCACGTCACGGGCAGCGCGCTCGTGATCGACCCGGTGGGCGGACGGGTCCTGCTGACCCTGCACAAGAAGCTGGGGTTGTGGCTGCAGATGGGCGGCCACTGCGAGCCCGGTGACACGACCCTGGCGGACGTGGCCCTGCGCGAGGCCCGCGAGGAGTCCGGCATCGAGCACGGGCTGACCCTGGTGCCCGGCGGTCCGGTGCGCCTGGACCGGCATCCCATCCCGGCGCCCTGCAACTGGCACCTGGACGTGCAGTACGCGGCACTGGCCCCGGCCGACGCCGTGGCGGAGATCAGCGAGGAGTCACTGGACCTGCGCTGGTTCCCGTACCAGGAGGTGGCCTCGGTGGCCGACACCTCGGTGGTCCTGCTGCTGGAGGCGGCCCGTGCGCGGCTCGCCGCGGCGGGCTGA
- a CDS encoding AIM24 family protein, protein MQSALFAHSEAQSQDRYTVQNPQLLRVSLTGSDDVLARKGAMVAYQGLIDFDGEYQSSNQRGARRRTGEGLDLMRCSGQGTVYLANLAQHVHVVDVEQEGLTVDSSYVLALDSTLHTEVIAVDSQYGISGSGKYQLNISGHGKVALMTSGQPLMMHVTPDKYVNVDADAIVAWSTSLRVQMQAQTHSSGVWRRRGNTGEGWELSFLGTGIALVQPSEALPPQNAQVGQGLAAQFGMGQQGVHAQNHSNGWN, encoded by the coding sequence ATGCAGAGCGCACTTTTCGCCCACTCCGAGGCGCAGTCCCAGGACCGGTACACCGTCCAGAACCCGCAACTGCTGCGGGTCTCCCTGACGGGCTCCGACGACGTACTCGCCCGCAAGGGCGCGATGGTCGCCTACCAGGGGCTGATCGACTTCGACGGCGAGTACCAGAGCAGCAACCAGCGGGGCGCCCGCCGCCGCACCGGTGAGGGCCTGGACCTCATGCGCTGCTCCGGGCAGGGCACGGTCTACCTCGCCAACCTGGCCCAGCACGTCCACGTCGTGGACGTCGAGCAGGAGGGCCTGACGGTCGACAGCAGCTACGTCCTGGCCCTGGACTCGACCCTGCACACCGAGGTCATCGCGGTGGACAGCCAGTACGGGATCTCCGGATCCGGCAAGTACCAGCTCAACATCTCCGGCCACGGCAAGGTCGCCCTGATGACTTCCGGGCAGCCGCTGATGATGCACGTCACGCCCGACAAGTACGTCAACGTCGACGCGGACGCCATCGTCGCCTGGTCCACTTCGCTGCGGGTGCAGATGCAGGCCCAGACGCACTCCAGCGGTGTCTGGCGGCGCCGCGGCAACACCGGCGAGGGCTGGGAGCTCAGCTTCCTCGGCACGGGCATCGCGCTGGTGCAGCCCAGCGAGGCGCTGCCGCCGCAGAACGCCCAGGTCGGACAGGGCCTCGCCGCGCAGTTCGGGATGGGCCAGCAGGGCGTCCACGCCCAGAACCACAGCAACGGCTGGAACTGA
- a CDS encoding AarF/ABC1/UbiB kinase family protein, giving the protein MSDLPRKAVTRTVKLAALPIGIAGRVTWGLGKRIGGKSAEIVARELQQRTAEQLFRTLGELKGGAMKFGQALSVFESALPEEVAGPYRAALTKLQEAAPPLPAATVHQVLTDRLGADWQDLFEEFEDEPAAAASIGQVHRAVWHDGRQVAVKVQYPGAGEALLSDLKQLGRFAGLLGPLVPGMEIKPLIKELRDRVAEELDYELEAEAQRTHADAFVDDPDVIVPDVVHQGDQVLVTEWLDGTPLSEVIADGTEQERDRAGQLLARFLFSGPARTGLLHADPHPGNFRLIPGADGRMRLGVLDFGTVDRLPGGWPRPIGRSLRMTLDGDAEGVYGHLRAEGFVKDTVALEPDAVLDYLKPIIEPAEAEEFTFTRPWLRGQAARIADPRSPAHQLGRQINLPPSYLLIHRVTLSTIGVLCQLGATVRLRDELDTWLPGFAAAE; this is encoded by the coding sequence ATGTCTGATCTTCCCCGGAAGGCGGTCACCCGCACCGTCAAGCTGGCCGCGTTGCCGATCGGCATCGCGGGACGGGTCACCTGGGGGCTGGGCAAGCGGATCGGTGGCAAGTCCGCCGAGATCGTGGCGCGCGAGCTCCAGCAGCGCACAGCCGAACAGTTGTTCCGCACGCTCGGGGAACTGAAGGGCGGCGCGATGAAGTTCGGGCAGGCACTTTCGGTCTTCGAGTCGGCGCTGCCCGAGGAGGTCGCGGGCCCCTACCGGGCGGCGCTGACCAAGCTCCAGGAGGCGGCCCCGCCGCTGCCCGCGGCGACGGTGCACCAGGTACTGACGGACCGTCTGGGGGCGGACTGGCAGGACCTTTTCGAGGAGTTCGAGGACGAGCCGGCGGCGGCCGCCTCGATCGGGCAGGTGCACCGGGCGGTGTGGCACGACGGCCGTCAGGTGGCGGTCAAGGTCCAGTACCCGGGGGCCGGTGAGGCGCTGCTGTCGGACCTGAAGCAGCTGGGCCGGTTCGCGGGGCTGCTGGGCCCGCTGGTTCCCGGCATGGAGATCAAGCCGCTGATCAAGGAGTTGCGCGACCGGGTGGCGGAGGAGCTCGACTACGAGCTGGAGGCCGAGGCCCAGCGGACACACGCCGACGCCTTCGTGGACGACCCCGATGTGATCGTCCCGGACGTGGTGCACCAGGGCGACCAGGTGCTCGTGACCGAATGGCTGGACGGGACCCCGCTGTCGGAGGTGATCGCCGACGGCACCGAGCAGGAGCGCGACCGCGCGGGGCAGCTGCTGGCCCGGTTCCTCTTCTCCGGTCCCGCGCGCACGGGCCTGCTGCACGCCGATCCGCATCCGGGCAACTTCCGGCTGATACCGGGGGCGGACGGCCGGATGCGGCTGGGCGTCCTGGACTTCGGCACGGTCGACCGGCTGCCCGGGGGCTGGCCCAGGCCGATCGGCAGGTCCCTGCGGATGACGCTGGACGGCGACGCCGAGGGGGTTTACGGCCACCTGCGCGCCGAGGGGTTCGTGAAGGACACCGTCGCCCTGGAACCGGACGCCGTCCTGGACTATCTGAAGCCGATCATCGAGCCGGCCGAGGCCGAGGAGTTCACCTTCACCCGGCCGTGGCTGCGCGGCCAGGCGGCACGGATCGCCGATCCGCGCTCCCCCGCTCACCAGTTGGGCCGACAGATCAACCTGCCGCCCTCGTACCTGCTGATCCACCGGGTGACGCTGAGCACCATCGGCGTGCTGTGCCAGCTGGGCGCTACCGTGCGACTGCGCGACGAACTGGACACCTGGCTGCCCGGGTTCGCGGCGGCCGAATGA
- a CDS encoding AIM24 family protein, which translates to MNQQLVGFAPTPVTTRMENHGPSMLKVAMQSGQDLFARTGSMVAYEGFVQYEPNPPAVRQMASQWVTGESAPLMKCTGDGLLYLADYGADIVVIHLDNDALSVNGTNLLAFDAHLQWGVERVKGLAKFAGQGLFNVQVAGTGWVALTSRGTPIVVDCGRGEDETYVDPDALVAWSPNLKVKGKRSFKASSMIGRGSGEAYQMAFSGQGIVVVQPSEDSTDRLRVRG; encoded by the coding sequence ATGAACCAGCAGCTCGTGGGCTTCGCCCCGACCCCGGTGACGACCCGCATGGAAAACCACGGGCCGTCGATGCTCAAGGTCGCCATGCAGAGCGGCCAGGACCTCTTCGCCCGCACCGGCTCGATGGTCGCCTACGAGGGCTTCGTGCAGTACGAGCCGAACCCCCCGGCCGTCCGCCAGATGGCATCGCAGTGGGTCACGGGCGAGAGCGCACCCCTGATGAAGTGCACCGGCGACGGTCTCCTGTACCTCGCCGACTACGGCGCCGACATCGTCGTCATCCATCTCGACAACGACGCGCTGTCGGTCAACGGCACGAACCTCCTCGCCTTTGACGCGCACCTCCAGTGGGGCGTCGAGCGGGTCAAGGGTTTGGCCAAGTTCGCCGGCCAGGGCCTGTTCAACGTCCAGGTCGCGGGCACCGGCTGGGTCGCGCTGACCTCGCGCGGCACTCCGATCGTGGTCGACTGCGGCCGCGGCGAGGACGAGACGTACGTCGACCCCGACGCGCTCGTCGCCTGGTCGCCGAACCTGAAGGTCAAGGGCAAGCGCAGTTTCAAGGCCTCGTCCATGATCGGCCGGGGCAGTGGAGAGGCCTACCAGATGGCCTTCTCCGGCCAGGGCATCGTCGTCGTACAGCCCAGCGAGGACAGCACCGACCGGCTCCGGGTCCGGGGCTGA
- a CDS encoding M48 family metallopeptidase codes for MSADPPPRAVEVRRSARRRRTVSAYREGDRTVVLIPARMSEAEEQRWVGVMLDKLAAQESKRTLGDAELTERAERLSEQYFDGRARPRSVRWVTNQNTRWGSCTPAEGSIRLSHRLQGMPEYVVDYVLLHELAHLLVPGHGPRFWQLLEAYPRTERARGYLEGVVAAERLPQVPAAREE; via the coding sequence GTGTCCGCCGACCCACCGCCGCGCGCCGTCGAAGTCCGCCGGAGCGCGCGCCGCCGCAGGACCGTATCCGCCTATCGCGAGGGTGATCGTACGGTCGTCCTGATCCCTGCCCGGATGTCCGAGGCCGAGGAGCAGCGCTGGGTGGGCGTCATGCTCGACAAGCTGGCCGCCCAGGAGAGCAAGCGCACCCTCGGGGACGCGGAACTCACCGAACGCGCCGAGCGTTTGTCCGAGCAGTACTTCGACGGCCGCGCCCGCCCCCGCTCGGTCCGCTGGGTCACCAACCAGAACACCCGCTGGGGCTCGTGCACCCCGGCCGAAGGCAGCATCCGGCTCTCGCACCGCCTCCAGGGCATGCCGGAGTACGTCGTCGACTACGTGCTCCTGCACGAGCTGGCCCACCTCCTCGTGCCCGGCCACGGCCCCCGCTTCTGGCAGCTGCTGGAGGCGTACCCGCGCACCGAGCGGGCCCGGGGCTACCTGGAGGGCGTGGTCGCGGCCGAGCGCCTGCCGCAGGTGCCCGCCGCCCGCGAGGAGTGA
- a CDS encoding zinc-dependent metalloprotease, with product MSDTPFGFGLPPEEPDNGDEGKKKGNQGGQGGPANPFGFPGMGLPGAGAPGGADNPFAAMFGSMNPNDLGAAFQQLGQMLSYEGGPVNWDMAKDIARRTVAQGTADGVKDTSVGIAEKSAVEEAVRLADHWLDGVTSLPSGATTAVAWSRAEWVEATLPVWKELVDPVAERVGAAMGSVLPEEMQAMAGPLLGMMRSMGGAMFGQQIGQAVGVLAGEVVGSTDIGLPLGPAGKAALLPLNIEGFGRDLGVPSDEVRLYLALREAAHARLFAHVPWLRSHLFGAVEGYARGIKVDTSKLEDVVGQLDPSNPEQLQEVLQGGMFQPQDTPEQKAALARLETALALVEGWVDAVVHEAAKPRLASADAMRETMRRRRASGGPAEQTFATLIGLELRPRRLRDASRLWASLTDARGVDGRDGLWEHPDMLPTASDLDDPDGFVHREQLDFSEIDKMLGEAAEKRGQQGDGEGEENK from the coding sequence GTGAGCGACACCCCATTCGGATTCGGCCTTCCGCCGGAGGAGCCGGACAACGGCGACGAAGGCAAGAAGAAGGGCAACCAGGGCGGTCAGGGCGGCCCTGCGAATCCCTTCGGGTTCCCCGGCATGGGGCTGCCGGGCGCCGGTGCCCCCGGCGGCGCGGACAACCCGTTCGCCGCGATGTTCGGTTCCATGAACCCGAACGACCTCGGTGCGGCCTTCCAGCAGCTCGGCCAGATGCTCAGCTACGAGGGCGGTCCCGTGAACTGGGACATGGCCAAGGACATCGCCCGCCGGACCGTCGCGCAGGGCACGGCGGACGGCGTGAAGGACACCAGCGTCGGCATCGCCGAGAAGTCGGCCGTCGAGGAGGCCGTGCGCCTGGCCGACCACTGGCTGGACGGCGTGACCTCGCTGCCCTCCGGTGCCACCACGGCAGTGGCGTGGAGCCGCGCCGAGTGGGTCGAGGCCACCCTCCCGGTGTGGAAGGAGCTCGTGGACCCGGTCGCCGAGCGCGTCGGCGCGGCCATGGGCAGCGTGCTGCCCGAAGAGATGCAGGCCATGGCGGGCCCGCTGCTGGGCATGATGCGCTCCATGGGCGGGGCCATGTTCGGCCAGCAGATCGGCCAGGCCGTCGGCGTCCTCGCCGGCGAGGTCGTCGGCTCCACCGACATCGGGCTGCCCCTGGGCCCGGCGGGCAAGGCCGCGCTGCTCCCGCTGAACATCGAGGGCTTCGGCCGGGATCTGGGCGTGCCCTCGGACGAGGTGCGGCTGTACCTGGCGCTGCGCGAGGCGGCCCACGCCAGGCTCTTCGCGCACGTCCCGTGGCTGCGCTCGCACCTGTTCGGAGCCGTCGAGGGCTACGCGCGCGGGATCAAGGTGGACACCTCGAAGCTGGAGGACGTGGTCGGGCAGCTGGACCCGTCCAACCCGGAGCAGCTGCAGGAAGTCCTGCAGGGCGGCATGTTCCAGCCGCAGGACACTCCCGAGCAGAAGGCCGCCCTGGCCCGCCTGGAGACGGCGCTCGCGCTGGTCGAGGGCTGGGTCGACGCGGTGGTGCACGAGGCCGCCAAGCCCCGGCTGGCCTCGGCGGACGCGATGCGCGAGACCATGCGCCGGCGCCGCGCCTCGGGTGGCCCGGCGGAGCAGACCTTCGCGACGCTGATCGGCCTGGAGCTGCGCCCGCGCCGCCTGCGCGACGCCTCGCGCCTGTGGGCCTCGCTGACCGACGCGCGCGGGGTGGACGGCCGCGACGGCCTGTGGGAGCACCCGGACATGCTGCCGACGGCCTCCGACCTCGACGATCCGGACGGCTTCGTGCACCGCGAGCAGCTGGACTTCTCCGAGATCGACAAGATGCTCGGCGAGGCGGCCGAGAAGCGCGGTCAGCAGGGCGACGGCGAGGGCGAAGAGAACAAGTGA
- a CDS encoding TerD family protein — MAREFQRGHKAKVSDLTAGTDLYVGVQIAGPGLTLDISCFGLDADERLSDDRYFVFFNQPTSPEESIQLLGAQAGDTESFRVTLDRVPASLHKLSFTASIDGAGQMSQIGPGYIRIVAGGEEVVRYSFTGSEFSTERAVMLGDFYRKDVWRFAAVGQGFDGGLESLLKNFGGEVAEEQPQEQAPAAVAPGFAPPPQAAAPAPAPSFGAPAPAPVPAPAPAPTFGAPAPAPSAPQPPQYPQHAAPAPVHAAPTIAAPLAPQAPAPYGQLPQQPSYGQVPGQYPGQVPPPAPAPAPYGQQPGFGQVPGQQPGYAPQTAAPAAGLAAALQPYKEAPTGSRWTAQNQQLVRVDLSMGGQAVLARQGSMVLYQGKVDFAYKGAGFAGRIVGNATGQEMQLMRCTGRGQVFLAENGAHLHTIELQGDAICVSAENVLAFDESLQHEVRRIEGHGIPGGALFTLQFQGTGTVVVKTHGVPVVLPVTPTTFADSNAIVAWSAASQVILSSQVRLRRNAYPGHSGETVNLQFRGAPGNFIVVQPYEV; from the coding sequence ATGGCAAGGGAATTCCAGCGCGGCCACAAGGCCAAGGTCAGTGATCTCACAGCGGGCACCGATCTGTACGTGGGCGTCCAGATCGCCGGGCCCGGACTCACCCTCGACATCAGCTGTTTCGGTCTGGACGCCGACGAACGGCTTTCGGACGACCGCTACTTCGTCTTCTTCAACCAGCCCACGTCGCCGGAAGAGTCCATTCAGCTGCTCGGTGCGCAGGCCGGTGACACGGAATCCTTCCGGGTGACCCTGGACCGCGTTCCGGCGTCCCTCCACAAGCTGTCCTTCACCGCCAGCATCGACGGCGCCGGACAGATGTCGCAGATCGGCCCGGGCTACATCCGGATCGTGGCCGGTGGCGAAGAGGTCGTCCGGTACTCCTTCACCGGCTCGGAGTTCAGCACCGAGCGGGCCGTGATGCTGGGCGACTTCTACCGCAAGGACGTGTGGCGCTTCGCCGCCGTCGGGCAGGGCTTCGACGGCGGGCTGGAGTCCCTCCTGAAGAACTTCGGCGGAGAGGTCGCCGAGGAGCAGCCGCAGGAGCAGGCCCCGGCGGCCGTAGCCCCCGGCTTCGCCCCGCCGCCGCAGGCGGCCGCCCCGGCCCCCGCGCCGTCCTTCGGCGCCCCCGCCCCCGCCCCCGTCCCGGCCCCGGCGCCTGCACCGACGTTCGGCGCGCCCGCCCCCGCACCGTCCGCCCCGCAGCCGCCGCAGTACCCGCAGCACGCGGCCCCCGCCCCGGTGCATGCCGCGCCGACCATAGCCGCGCCGCTCGCCCCGCAGGCTCCCGCGCCCTACGGTCAGCTGCCGCAGCAGCCCTCGTACGGCCAGGTCCCCGGCCAGTACCCGGGCCAGGTGCCGCCGCCGGCCCCGGCCCCCGCCCCCTACGGTCAGCAGCCGGGCTTCGGCCAGGTCCCGGGCCAGCAGCCCGGCTACGCCCCGCAGACCGCCGCCCCGGCGGCCGGCCTCGCCGCGGCGCTCCAGCCGTACAAGGAGGCCCCGACCGGCTCCCGCTGGACCGCGCAGAACCAGCAGCTCGTACGCGTCGACCTTTCGATGGGCGGCCAGGCCGTCCTCGCCCGCCAGGGCAGCATGGTCCTCTACCAGGGCAAGGTCGACTTCGCCTACAAGGGCGCCGGATTCGCCGGTCGCATCGTCGGCAACGCCACGGGCCAGGAGATGCAGCTGATGCGCTGCACCGGCCGCGGCCAGGTCTTCCTCGCCGAGAACGGTGCCCACCTGCACACCATCGAGCTCCAGGGCGACGCCATCTGCGTCTCCGCGGAGAATGTCCTCGCCTTCGACGAGTCCCTCCAGCACGAGGTCCGCCGGATCGAGGGCCATGGCATCCCCGGCGGCGCGCTGTTCACCCTGCAGTTCCAGGGCACCGGCACGGTGGTCGTCAAGACCCACGGCGTCCCGGTCGTCCTGCCCGTCACCCCGACCACCTTCGCGGACAGCAACGCCATCGTGGCGTGGTCGGCCGCCTCGCAGGTGATCCTGTCCAGCCAGGTCCGGCTGCGGCGCAACGCCTACCCCGGCCACAGCGGGGAGACCGTGAACCTCCAGTTCCGCGGCGCTCCCGGAAACTTCATCGTCGTCCAGCCGTACGAGGTCTGA
- a CDS encoding SDR family oxidoreductase, which produces MSSPDPHVSDKRSRATQDDDRPEHGDGAPGVRQPRNPEGPRRPSPVIAVTGAASGVGAALVTRLAASDEVRQVVAIDERRGDCADAQWHVLDVRDPAIAEKLRGADVVVHLALDLDLETDPAARTAYNVRGTQTVLTAAAAAGVHRVVLCTSAMVYGALPDNDIPLSEDSELRATAEATGVGDLLEIERLGRRAPRAHPGLNVTVVRPAVLVGGTDTALTRYFESPRLLVVAGSRPTWQFCHVEDLVSALEYAALEKVEGELAVGCEGWLEQEEVEELSGIRRMELPSAVALGAAARLHRIGLTPSPAGDLAYTMHPWVVSVSGLHAAGWRPRWTNEEVLAELLQEVAGRHTVAGRRLGRRDAATAAGAAGATVALLGAAAAVL; this is translated from the coding sequence GTGAGTTCCCCAGATCCGCACGTTTCGGATAAGCGCAGCCGCGCGACGCAGGACGACGACCGCCCCGAGCACGGCGACGGCGCCCCCGGCGTTCGCCAGCCGCGAAACCCGGAAGGCCCCCGTCGGCCCAGCCCCGTGATCGCCGTGACCGGCGCCGCCTCGGGCGTCGGTGCAGCCCTCGTGACCCGCCTCGCCGCCTCCGACGAGGTCAGGCAGGTCGTGGCCATCGACGAGCGGCGAGGCGACTGCGCGGACGCGCAGTGGCACGTACTCGACGTACGGGACCCCGCGATCGCCGAGAAGCTGCGCGGCGCGGACGTCGTCGTCCACCTCGCCCTCGACCTCGACCTGGAGACGGACCCGGCGGCCCGTACGGCATACAACGTGCGCGGGACCCAGACCGTCCTCACGGCCGCCGCCGCGGCCGGCGTGCACCGGGTGGTGCTGTGCACCTCCGCCATGGTCTACGGGGCCCTGCCCGACAACGACATCCCGCTGTCGGAGGACTCCGAGCTGCGGGCCACCGCCGAGGCGACCGGTGTCGGCGACCTGCTGGAGATCGAACGGCTCGGCCGACGGGCCCCCCGCGCCCACCCCGGGCTCAACGTCACCGTGGTCCGCCCCGCGGTGCTCGTCGGCGGTACCGACACCGCCCTGACCCGGTACTTCGAGTCCCCGCGCCTGCTCGTCGTCGCGGGATCCCGGCCCACCTGGCAGTTCTGCCACGTGGAGGACCTGGTCAGTGCCCTGGAGTACGCGGCCCTGGAGAAGGTCGAGGGCGAGCTGGCCGTGGGCTGCGAGGGGTGGCTGGAGCAGGAGGAGGTCGAGGAGCTGAGCGGCATCCGCCGGATGGAGCTGCCCTCGGCGGTCGCGCTGGGCGCGGCGGCCCGCCTGCACCGCATCGGCCTGACCCCGTCCCCGGCCGGGGACCTGGCGTACACGATGCACCCCTGGGTGGTCAGCGTCAGCGGGCTGCACGCGGCCGGCTGGCGGCCGCGCTGGACCAACGAGGAGGTCCTCGCCGAGCTCCTCCAGGAGGTCGCGGGCCGCCACACCGTCGCCGGCCGCCGGCTGGGCCGCAGGGACGCCGCCACGGCCGCCGGTGCGGCGGGCGCGACGGTGGCCCTGCTCGGCGCGGCCGCGGCGGTCCTGTAG
- a CDS encoding ThiF family adenylyltransferase, with product MFPRVKPALARAWRDLQTVQFGVTPAHAVVLGPVDTATGALIDRIDGTRGMGLLRAEATRMGLPEGLADALVRRLAGAGLLDDATAGGPRAQALRSHPEALERLGPDLGSLSLVHREPGGDLRGVAARRAIRVRVRGSGRVGSVIAAVLAGAGVGRVDVLDGGRVEPADVAPGGLGPASVGRMRAGAAASVVRSAAPGPGPRAGAEEGPEPGLALVVVAPRDGLHAWAPDPDTAADWVASGIPHLYAGVLEGTGLVGPLVLPGTTACAGCMERDRVDRDAAWPRMLVQWRSSHRRRGSAACDLGLSTAVAGLAAAHALAFLDGQLPASAGSRWEAALPGLHWEPTAVRPHPDCPCGAAPEPAGRARSAGRTAGRGSGADPPGGP from the coding sequence ATGTTTCCGAGGGTGAAGCCCGCGCTGGCGCGGGCCTGGCGCGATCTGCAGACGGTGCAGTTCGGGGTGACTCCGGCACACGCGGTGGTGCTCGGGCCCGTGGACACGGCTACGGGTGCGCTCATCGACCGGATCGACGGGACGCGGGGGATGGGTCTGCTGCGGGCCGAGGCCACCCGGATGGGGCTGCCGGAGGGGCTGGCCGACGCACTGGTCCGACGGCTGGCGGGGGCCGGTCTGCTCGACGACGCCACCGCGGGCGGGCCGCGGGCGCAGGCCCTGCGCAGCCATCCGGAGGCGCTGGAGCGACTGGGCCCGGACCTGGGTTCCCTCTCCCTGGTCCACCGCGAGCCCGGCGGGGACCTGCGGGGGGTCGCGGCGCGCCGGGCGATACGGGTCCGGGTGCGCGGGAGCGGCCGGGTGGGTTCGGTGATCGCGGCCGTCCTGGCGGGAGCCGGTGTGGGGCGGGTCGACGTGCTCGACGGGGGGCGGGTGGAGCCGGCCGACGTGGCGCCCGGCGGCCTGGGGCCCGCGAGCGTGGGCCGGATGCGGGCCGGGGCCGCGGCCTCGGTGGTCCGCTCCGCGGCACCCGGTCCGGGTCCGCGGGCCGGAGCGGAGGAGGGTCCGGAACCCGGGCTGGCCCTGGTCGTGGTCGCGCCGAGGGACGGGCTGCATGCCTGGGCGCCGGATCCGGACACCGCGGCCGACTGGGTCGCCTCCGGGATTCCGCACCTGTACGCGGGGGTGTTGGAGGGGACGGGGCTGGTGGGGCCGCTGGTGCTGCCGGGCACGACGGCGTGCGCCGGGTGCATGGAGCGCGACCGGGTGGACCGGGACGCGGCCTGGCCGAGGATGCTCGTGCAGTGGCGCTCGTCGCACCGCCGCCGCGGGAGCGCCGCCTGCGACCTGGGCCTGTCCACGGCGGTGGCCGGGCTGGCAGCAGCCCATGCGCTCGCCTTCCTCGACGGGCAGCTGCCCGCCTCCGCGGGCTCCCGCTGGGAGGCCGCCCTGCCCGGCCTTCACTGGGAGCCGACGGCGGTCCGCCCCCACCCCGACTGCCCCTGCGGGGCGGCCCCGGAGCCCGCAGGGCGAGCCCGGTCGGCCGGGCGGACCGCGGGAAGAGGATCGGGAGCGGACCCGCCCGGAGGGCCGTGA
- a CDS encoding WhiB family transcriptional regulator, producing the protein MQLEAHAPSVPQTQTISPPAVPEDHALTPLTALTALDDAIENLGVPVPCRTFDPEVFFAESPADVEYAKSLCRTCPLVEACLAGAVERREPWGVWGGELFVQGVVVARKRPRGRPRKNPVVSA; encoded by the coding sequence GTGCAACTCGAAGCGCACGCCCCGTCCGTACCGCAGACCCAAACGATCTCCCCGCCCGCAGTCCCGGAGGACCACGCCTTGACCCCGCTCACCGCGCTCACCGCGCTCGACGACGCCATCGAGAACCTCGGCGTCCCGGTTCCCTGCCGCACCTTCGACCCCGAGGTCTTCTTCGCCGAGTCCCCGGCCGACGTCGAGTACGCCAAGTCCCTCTGCCGTACCTGCCCGCTGGTCGAGGCCTGCCTCGCCGGAGCGGTCGAGCGCCGCGAGCCCTGGGGTGTGTGGGGTGGCGAGCTCTTCGTCCAGGGTGTCGTCGTAGCCCGGAAGCGCCCCCGTGGCCGTCCGCGCAAGAACCCGGTTGTCTCGGCATGA